One region of Armigeres subalbatus isolate Guangzhou_Male chromosome 3, GZ_Asu_2, whole genome shotgun sequence genomic DNA includes:
- the LOC134226065 gene encoding uncharacterized protein LOC134226065, with the protein MSHRTNTLVVDFSVLPTRPPLEQVKKFLEKSIKLDMADVKSIQLHNLNNCVFIEMNDAGVAPRLQQQNHLKHSFHRLGVIYHIPVYVDGPTTTIKLHDLSPRMPNTTIINHLKQYGKIISIQNETWKNFFPGVLNGVRVVRMMIEKPIPSRISIENEPTLVTGQKQNDQQQSKCPVATSEPTLQIPSNTSEQINTGPPPVQTESNESENDNDDDDDDERQIEPGTTGASAKRRLSAASGTASDTRADNIPKRSCGEDAYNTGDTREHDGADWRVYNTRSKTKK; encoded by the coding sequence ATGTCACACAGAACGAACACGCTTGTCGTGGACTTTAGTGTTCTTCCAACACGACCTCCGTTGGAACAGGTGAAAAAGTTCCTGGAGAAGTCAATCAAGCTTGACATGGCTGATGTTAAGAGCATTCAGCTGCACAACCTCAACAACTGCGTGTTTATCGAGATGAACGATGCAGGTGTAGCACCACGACTACAGCAGCAAAACCATCTGAAACACTCATTCCATCGTCTAGGCGTAATCTATCACATACCGGTGTATGTTGATGGCCCCACTACAACAATCAAGCTACACGACCTTTCGCCACGCATGCCGAATACCACTATCATCAACCATCTGAAACAATATGGCAAAATAATCTCCATACAAAATGAGACCTGGAAAAACTTCTTCCCGGGAGTGCTGAACGGTGTGAGAGTAGTGCGAATGATGATAGAAAAACCGATACCATCGCGCATCTCTATCGAGAATGAACCGACGCTAGTTActggccaaaaacaaaatgaTCAACAGCAATCAAAGTGCCCAGTGGCGACTTCAGAGCCTACATTACAAATACCATCGAACACATCCGAACAAATCAATACCGGCCCTCCACCAGTGCAAACGGAATCAAACGAAAGTGAAAACGacaatgacgacgacgacgacgacgaaagGCAAATTGAGCCCGGCACTACTGGAGCCAGCGCGAAAAGGCGATTGTCAGCCGCATCGGGAACAGCAAGCGACACACGTGCCGATAACATCCCAAAGAGATCGTGTGGTGAAGACGCTTACAATACAGGCGATACCAGAGAACATGATGGAGCGGACTGGAGAGTGTATAACACacgatcaaaaacaaaaaaataa
- the LOC134226064 gene encoding fatty acyl-CoA reductase wat-like encodes MSDGDHSKVGKFYRGSTVFITGATGFLGQVLLEKILRSLDVAKVYVMIRAKRNSTGAERLHRILEGALFDKVRQDPPGSKELRSKVIPVEVDLSSDGDLVEGDIKSRLLEEVDVVFNLLASISFNEPLDCAMRTNVVYSDRLLEFVSQMKRLKVVVHVSTFYSNCDKNMIEERIYDDIGFGGYANIINIVSNMSDSEVRSMEPHVIKRFPNTYTFSKKCAEVMVREKYGSLPIGIFRPPIVTSTYQEPITGWINNFNGPSGLVVMLSEGLYSAAFLDTRKRPFIVPVDYCVNALLMCAIDIVEQRSLAPIIPVYNYTNPDRIFTWDKICARFCEGLPPGKRVLAYCLTATITRNPVRYAICKTIMRIEGLFLDFIRQLRGQKPAMSQIFERMISQSDVLKFFTFREWTMRNDNIQRLWRQEVSREDAETFPFDLTQVDWDAYYRSFIPGVVKYAIQPRKEKEQKSNVDKGKWEGKQCTLYAIWSILFFSLLKLVKYFIGR; translated from the exons ATGAGTGACGGTGATCATTCGAAAGTTGGAAAGTTCTACCGAGGATCAACGGTTTTCATCACAGGGGCCACTGGATTTCTCGGTCAGGTTCTTTTGGAGAAGATTCTGCGGTCGTTGGATGTCGCGAAAGTGTACGTCATGATCCGAGCTAAACGAAATTCCACTGGCGCAGAACGTCTGCACAGGATACTGGAAGGGGCATTGTTTGATAAAGTTAGGCAAGATCCACCTGGGAGCAAGGAGCTGCGAAGCAAAGTGATACCAGTGGAGGTTGATTTGAGTAGTGATGGTGATCTGGTCGAGGGAGATATAAAATCGAGACTACTGGAAGAAGTCGATGTAGTGTTCAATCTGTTAGCGTCAATTAGCTTCAATGAGCCGCTGGATTGTGCGATGAGAACAAATGTGGTATACAGCGACCGTTTGCTGGAGTTTGTGAGTCAAATGAAGCGACTCAAGGTGGTAGTGCATGTTTCGACTTTTTATTCGAATTGTGACAAAAACATGATCGAAGAACGAATCTACGATGATATCGGATTTGGAGGTTATGCCAACATCATCAATATCGTGTCGAATATGAGTGATTCAGAAGTTCGGAGTATGGAACCTCATGTCATCAAACGGTTTCCAAATACCTATACGTTCAGCAAAAAGTGTGCCGAAGTGATGGTACGAGAAAAATATGGATCACTTCCGATTGGAATTTTTCGACCACCGATTG TCACTTCAACGTATCAGGAACCAATCACCGGATGGATCAACAACTTCAACGGTCCCTCCGGGCTAGTGGTAATGCTATCGGAAGGACTCTACAGTGCCGCCTTCCTGGATACCCGCAAGCGCCCATTCATTGTGCCGGTCGATTATTGCGTCAACGCTCTTCTTATGTGTGCGATTGACATTGTTGAGCAACGCTCTCTAGCTCCGATCATTCCTGTTTATAATTACACAAACCCGGACCGAATCTTCACATGGGATAAAATCTGTGCTCGGTTCTGCGAAGGACTACCCCCGGGCAAACGAGTGCTGGC ATATTGCCTAACGGCGACAATCACCCGCAACCCAGTACGATACGCCATTTGTAAAACAATCATGCGCATAGAAGGTTTATTCCTAGATTTCATTCGGCAGCTCCGAGGACAAAAACCAGCCATGTCGCAGATTTTCGAACGGATGATCAGTCAAAGCGATGTGCTGAAGTTTTTCACCTTCCGCGAGTGGACAATGCGTAACGACAACATTCAACGACTGTGGCGGCAGGAAGTGAGCCGGGAGGATGCGGAAACGTTTCCCTTCGATCTAACCCAGGTGGATTGGGATGCATACTATAGGAGTTTCATACCCGGTGTGGTCAAATATGCGATCCAGCCCAGGAAGGAGAAGGAACAGAAATCGAATGTTGATAAGGGCAAATGGGAAGGCAAGCAGTGTACGCTGTACGCTATCTGGAGTATTCTGTTTTTCAGTTTGCTGAAATTGGTGAAGTACTTTATTGGGCGATAA